tggggatcaccaagtcagctgagaagagggggtgctgctatcactgatcaataccacccgCTATGGAACcatctgcatccattaaagatgcagcgccatcggtaaaagggacgttagtacatgtcgaatagtactagtacgaAAACCAAATACCAATGCAAGGAATTggaaatacaatattaatatgatgattcatggtaacaataaaaggctTAGTTTGATGTTAAAGCTATAGCAAATTTATTAAAAGCTTTCtataacatttataaattcataAGTCAGGGATCTtctacaactacctttacacaaagtggccctgccgcctcacctcaacgtatgtgggtggaggtgcaatcacaattccaaaaactctacacaaagtggccctgccgcctcaccccaatgtatgcgagtGGAGATGTATTCACAATCACAATATCTACACAAAGCCGTCatcgccgcctcaccccaatgtataggGGTGAAAgtatattcacaataccacaactctacacaaagcggccatgccgcctcaccccaatgtatgcgggtggaggtgtattcataaCGCCACACTTCGGATTCCAAAACGATAATAGTTGTACCAAAGAGTTCCCTTTTAAATCAACCATTTGGCACCTTTGAACTTAGCATGTGTAAGTTCATAAGGTTTCATCATGTGAGAAATAAGCGTttaatcacattgatttcatacaagatctCCTTCCCAATGGGGTATAGCATAGTTAAGTCAAAAATggagaatcattaacacacgAGGGTTCTAACACGTTATGTCTATCGGGAATCAATTTGACTAGTTGGAATACTCCACATCAATAGCGTTTCACGTTTGACTACACCCGATAGAATTTTACAAGGATTCAGGAATTCCAATACTAGAAGAAGAatttagccttcatacctcgctttgagattTCCTTAATTAACTACATTATTTCGAAAATCCTAGCAACCtcgatctatttagaaacatggaaaaattgaagacaaattaggaagatattcatagtttttgctcatttgagcatttaatCAAACACTAGGCATGCGAATTCGATACCACAACTAATTCAATACCAAAAGTTTACTCATACTAGTTCAATTACCTAATAACAACTCTCACACCCATGAATCATAATCCCAATTACCCATCTTCTACGtaaactcgaaattgaaggctAGGGTTAAAACCTTTCCTattggatgaagaccttgtgagtttttcCTTCTGAATTctccaagaattgatgaacaattagcctagggtttcctcctctctctctctagaacactctcctttctctctaaaatatcagatttctCTTTCAAAACCAGCCCCAAGGGCTTTTAATCAAAATATGGTCGggtaaaaaaattagaaaaatgaagctccgacaTACATCTGCACGCGAAATGGGCCACATAATGGCCCTCTAGAACTGGGCACctctgcctcactccgcgaccagtCTGCAGTCTGCAGACCTATTCTGGGTTTGCATAATGCGCCATAAAACTACCCTCCAGAAATGTTTGTGTTGGGTCTGCGATGGGTTATGCGGCCCGAAAAAtgattatgcagccgcataattgTCCTAAAAATGGCCCAGATTTCTGCCTCAATCTGCGGTAGATTTGCGGTCTGCAGATCAAATCTGCGACCGCCGAATGGGCCGCAAAAAATGCCTTGCACTCCCAAAAATTTTCTTCTACTCCCcaatgcactgttcaacccaaaaagtctgaaccgcggTAATATTGTGAgccgcgaagaatctctacaatcatcaacacataagtctactttggcaccacgaaaccccgagttttaggtaaaattttatggggccttatatcctcccccacttaggatcattcgtcgtCGAATAAGGGTCAAAATCCACCATTAGCACCCAATGTGACTCAGATTCTATAACACATACCAGCAGTTTCAATTGTTGAataactccccaaatttccaaaatttttgccAAAGTTTCCACTGTaaatgggcctatccacctgtcagagaatctcAGAAACTAATCATAACAACATGTACATGAACCAATGacgtaacataacataaaaacaacggCAATCGTGGCTTTACGAGCAGTATATCAtaaaaaaggaacacccttaacatcaactgtacaaatgataaataattcatagaaggtaaatTCTTAACACTTTCATAGAACACAAATTTATAAATActtgactattcaaacaaatgaggttacttcttcttcatttcttcctcggcctcccaggtggcctcttcaacctgctggttccgccataGCACTTTTACGGAGGAAATTTCTTTACTTCTCACCTTacagacttgcctatcaagaatggcaactagaatttcttcataagtcaattcttcattaacctcaatagtctcaaccgtaACAATAAGTGatggatctccaaccaccttcttcaacatggatacgtggaacaccgggtgcactaaagacatatctggaggtagttctagcctgtaaaccacctgaccaatcctctgagtGATTCTGTAcagtccgacatacctcagactcaatatccctttcttaccaaaccgtaTTATACCCTTCATTTGGGAaatcttcaagaatacccaatcatcttctttgaactccaaatccctacgacgaacatctgaataggaTTTATGATGACTCTGAGAAATTTTCAACCGTTCTGTAATGATCTAAatcttttccatagcctgatgctcGAGGTTTGGCCATATCAACtccgcttccccaatctcgaaccacccaacgggagatctacatctcctaccatataaagccttgaaCGATGCCGtatgaatgctagcatgataattgttgttataggcaaactctatgAGCGGTaaatgatcatcctagctacctttgaagtcaagaacacaagcgcgcaacatatcctcgagcgtctgaataaTCTGCtatgcctgcccgtcagtctgcgggtgaaaggttgtgctaagattcacctgaatacccaaaccttgctaaaaCTTCTTCCAAAAATAAGCCGTGAACTGTGCCCCCCCGGATCTGAAATAACaaaaactggagtgccatgcaacctgactactttctttatgtacaactgagcatattgttccgctgggtcggtagccttaacaggtaagaagtgagttgattttgtgagtcgatacacaatcacccaaattgagtcataCTTACGAGGCGTGTGAGGTATTCCCACCACAAAGTtcatattgatcatttcccacttccacgtTGGAATTTCTATTTTCTGTGCCAACACACCGGGCCGTTGGTTTCGGCCTTTTCTTGTTGACAATTTTGCCATctcgccacaaagtccgctacacttctcttcatatcattcaagcagtagacttccttaagatcatgatacatctttatagagcccgggtgcacggagtacctagaagtgtgagcctcggtcataattctttctcggagaccatccacatttagaacacataatcgccctaggttccttagtgtaccatcatccatgcaaAGAGAAAATGCCACAGTCTTatatttatgaatcccctccttcaattgtaccaacaatgggtcGTTGTATTGTTTTTcattgacttccacaacaagtgatgattcagccctatatTGTACAATCACTCCTCCTTCGCTAGAATCCGCAAGGAGAACTCCCAAACTTGCCAACTGATAAACCTCATTGGCCatcggcctttgatatgcctccaactaagccaaactacccacagatttctggctaagagcatctgctacaacattagccttccctggatgatacagaatatcgatgtcgtaatccttgggTAACTCAAggcatcttctctgcctcaggttcaattccttctgtttgaaaatatattgaagactctttaAGGCATATTGTCAGTGAATATATCCATATGGACCCCATATAGATAATtatgccaaatcttcaatgcaaataccaccactacaagctctaagtcatgtggtggatagtttttttcatgattcttgagttgcctagaggaATAAGTTATAACCTTTCCATGttacattaatacacacccaagtccgattcttgaagcataacaatataccacaaacccacatgtaccctctggtagggtcaacaccggtgtcTTAGTTAATTTggatttcaactcttggaagctcctttcataagcatctgaccattggaacttaaccgccttctgcgtcaatttagtcaacggagaggcaagagtagagaacccctccacaaacttcctgtaatattcagctaagcccaagaaactgtgaatctttattggggtagtaggtctaggccaattcttcacagctgcaatcttctgaggatcaacctcaaTTCCTTATCTGGAGACAACATGGCCCAAGAACGTGagagattcaagccaaaattcacatttcgaaaacttcgcatacaacttgTGTTGATATAGAGTATGTAGAATTTCCCTGAGATGATTGGCATGATCCTCTCGACTTCGCGAACATAcaaggatatcgtcaataaacactatcacaaaagagttgAGGAACGACTTGAAAACTAGGTTCATAAGATCCACGAaagctgtcggggcatttgttagcccaaaagacattacctgaaattcaaaatgcccataccagGTCCTGCAAGTTGTTTTcagaatatccttctccctaataTTCAATTGGTGTTACCTGGATCttaaatcgatcttggagaagtacttagcaccttgcaattggtcaaacaagtcatctatccttggcagtgagTATTTATTCTTAATCGTGACCTtgttaagctgccgatagtcaatacacattctcagcgacccatctttcttcatTACAAAAAGGACTGGTGTGccctaaggcgacacacttggccggatgaaacccttctctaacaaatccttcaattgttcctttagctccttcaatagGAAGcttgcctggcatcacatcaaacccaaaatcaatctccttgtCTGGCGGGATaccagggagctcatccggaaagacctccgagaaattcattcacaacaggcacagactcaagtgtaggtgccttaGCATCGGTGTCCATAATCCGaaccaaatgatagatacacccattgttaatcatcttcgtggacttaaggtaagaaataaacctacccttcggcactacatcattCCCCTTCCATCCAATCACTgtctcatttggaaattcaaacctaacggttcTGATTCGACGATCAAGCTTAGCGAAACATGAATAAAGCTAATCCAtccctattattacatcaaaatcaaccatccccaattcaattagattggccatggtgtcccgaccacgaaccatgacaacacaatccctataaacccgtgcagccacaatagactcaccaaccagagtagatacagagaacggcttaTGGAGTTATTCCGGCTaaatcccaaattccatagcaatatAGGGAGtaacatatgacaaagtggaaccgggatcaacaagagcatatacatcatgggattggacagttaatatacatgtgacaacatctggagaagcctctaaatTCCAATGACTCtgcatagcataaaatctgctTGGTCCTCTCGAACTCTGTGTACCACCCCTAGCTACACCACGCCCTGCGGatgctggggtgcctcgagctggaggatgtagtagctacagaactAGCTGGCTGCGCCGCAACTTTGCCCATTATCCGGTGGGATGAGcgacaatccctctgaatatgacccctcatacCGCACCTGTAACATATAGGTAGGTCCATAACGCAGGCCCCAAAGTGCATCCTACCACACTTAGCGCATGGGAGCCTCTgttgctgctggaatctccctccaggctgaccctgctggtggggtcccaTGTTGCCCTGACAGGCCCCGGATGGCTATGCACTCATCAAAACCTGAGCTAATGACTcagatggccctgatgaccctcccctaaataCCGACCTAGCACCACCAGAACAACCACCCATGTTTCCCACGGTCCGGGCCTTGCTGCTACCCACACGCTACGTTCGATTTTTCAGTTTACGACCCTTTGTAGCTTGAGCAAACGCCGCCATCTTcacatagttcatatcagaattcaaggcagctgtagtggcctcattaataaccaagggtcTAAGACCTTGCACAAACCggtgcactctagcctccatagtgggcaacatatgAATAGCATACTTAGACAGGAGCGCGAACTCcgtatggtactcccacacattcatgtTACCGTGCTTCAGGCACTCAAACTCAATGGCACGGCCCGCCTTAGTCTCggtaggcaagaaatgatccataaaggcatcagtgaactcactccacctcgccggagggctctCCTTCTCATGGGACTCCTCCTACATCTCAAACCAAGactaggccacccctttcaggcggtaggaggccaactccactccctccgtctcagtaaCATGaataactcggagagtcttgtgcatctcatcaatgaagtcctgggggtcctcctcaggatcagtacctgtgaacactagaggatccaactggagaaacctgttcacctTGGACCTAACAGAATCCCCTAGCTTACTAgaagaagcaggtgcaacatttgatctttgggcctgggaggccactatctgagccaacatctgtatggctccacTAAGATCCCCATTAAAAACACCGGGACCGGAAGCTAGAGTTgtaggtggaactggaatatcaatTGGAGGGATCATTGCACCTTCAGTAAGTGTAGGAACTAGTGCATTCTGAGCAGGAATAGTAGATTCAGGCGGTGTAGTAattgggggaatatcctcacccctcgggtgcttACCCTCATCATCAATTATAGAATcaactcctggggtgacattggctccttggccagttcttgctttcttcctaggcaccatgtactgaaagttagaGCAAAGCATGAGTTAAAGGAGGAtcaatcttacaatcagctttatcgcacgatcgagaacatcaaagaagggtattattcctaaatgcccaagtagccgcctaattatagatgtggtcgacaacacatcaataaggactctactacacacggctccgagacatcctaggacactttaaaacctgagGCTTTGATAATAaatttgtcatgccccgaccacggtgagcgcgaccggcgctcaaccgagataccccggtcaagcaagcctttacaataccttctacccaactcacccaaaaataaagaggaaaatacctttcattaattagacagtaagagGTCATGAGAATATCACCAGTTCATTttcattagttacgtcattaataAGTCTCGAAAACAAGTACATTGTAGAATCATAGTTAAATTGGAACAGATGATACGATTACAACATTTTaagtttaaccttcccaaaaatagatacaacccacactatgtctacggtgCCTCTAAGAGAAACAAAAGAGTACTAcgacagtgccggcaacaaggccccggctatacctctaAACACTATGTACATGGAACAAGAGATACAGGACCCCAgaatgaagtagggctcaccaagtcagctgaggagagggggTGATGCTATCAGTGATCAATACCACCCGCTATgcaaccacctgcatccattaaagatgcatcgcccccggcaaaagggacgttagtacatgtcgaatagtactagtacaaAAACCAAACACCGATGCAAGGACTTGGAAATAcgacatgaatatgatgaatcatggtaatgGTAAAAGGCTTAATTAGTCATTAAAGCCAtagcaaatttattaagagctttcaataacatttataaattcataATTCGGGGATCTtctacaactacctttacacaaagcggccctgtcGCCTTACgtcaatgtatgtgggtggaggtgcaatcacaattccagaaactctacacaaagcagccctgccacctcaccccaatgtatgcgggtggaggtgcattcCTCATGCCACAAACTCTACATAAAGCGGCCCTTCCGCCTCACCCcgatgtatgtgggtggaggtatattcacaataccataactctacacaaagcgaccCTGCCGTCTCactccaatgtatgcgggtggaggagTATTCATAACGACACACTTCGGattcccaaaatgataatagtTGTACAAAAGCGTTCCCTTTTAAATCAACcatttggcacctttggccttagcaagtgtaaGTTCATAAGGTTTAATCATGTGAGAAATAAGTGTAtaatcacattgatttcatacaagatctCCTTCCCAGAAGGGGTATAACATAGGTAAGTAAAAAATggagaatcattaacacacgAGGGTTCTAACACGTTATGCCAATCGGGAATCAATTTGACTAGTTTGAATACCCCACATCAATAGTGTTTCAAGGTCGACTACTCACGATAGAATTTTACAAGTATTCGAGAATTCCAATactagaagaagagtttagccttcatatCTCTCTTTGAGCTTTCCCTAATTCACTATAcagttccgaaaatcctagcaacctcgatctatttagagacatgGAAAAATTTTGAACATAAATTCAGAAGATATTCATaatttcagctcatttgagcatttaatCAAACACTAGGCGTGCGAATTCGACTACAACATTTttccacaagatttccttcactccacaactaattCAATGCCAAGAGTTTACTCATACTAATTCAATTACCTCCCACTATCCTCATagctacatgcatgcataaataacaactcttatacccaagaatcaaACTCCCAATTACTCATCTTCTACCTAAACTCAAAATTaaagactagggttagaaccttacctcttggatgaaaaCCTTGTGTGTTTTTCCTTGCGAATTCTCCAAGTCTTGAGCAAGAATtaatgaataattagcctagggtttattcctctctctctagaacactctcccttctctctaataTATCAGATTTCTCTTTCAAAATGAGCCACTagggcttttgattaaaataggtttggataaaaaaaattagaaaaatgaagccccgacacagatatgtggtcgcatatgcgaccgcattagGCTCCTGCGGTTCGCAAAATGGGCCACATAATGGCCCTCATGAACTGGGCACCCTTGCCTTACTCTACGATCGGAAATTTATGTGTTGGGTCTGCGATGGTTATGTggcccgcaaaatgattatgctACCGCATAATGGACTGTATAATGGTCCAAAATAATTGCCTAGATTTTTGCCTTAGTCAGCGGCAGACCTGCGGTCAGCAGATCAGTTCTGCGACCGTAGAATGGGCCGCATAAAATGCCCTGCACTTCCAAGAAATTTGTTCAACTCCCcaatgcattgttcaacccaaaaagtccgaaccctATCAAACCAACTGCGaattacaccaaattttgcggacATGTTCCAAATAGCAAAATGGgccctattccaagtcccaaaacaaaaatccaaactcgaaaaccataaagtcaacctacggccAAACCTAAGGATTTGCCAAACATTCAAATTGTTAACTTTTGGCAAAACAAGCAatatcaacctagggacctccgaattaaatttcgggcatacgcccaagtgcaaaatcacaatacaaagtTATCGGATTCGTCAAAACACTGAGTCGGGTCATTTACACAAACTGTTGACCATAGTCAACTCAAGtgtcattttaagtcaaaaattactttttctttaaatatttaCGTCAAAACAcgaactatgcacgcaaatcaagaaatatcaaatgaagCTAATAGATGTCTCAAAACATGGAAATaagggctagtactcaaaatgacctatcgggtcgtcacattctccacatctagaagaaatattcgtcctcgaatggataTACAAAAGTACTTGGACTGGTAaaaaggtgtgggtatctactACGCATATCAAACTCAGACTCTCACGTAGCTACctcaatcggctgacctctccaatgcACTTTCACATAAGGAAAACTCTTAGATCTCTACATTCGAACCTCTCGGgcaagaatagccaccggctcctcctcgtaggccAAATTCTCATCAAGTTGAACCGTACTGAAGTCATAAACATGCGAGTTGTCCTCATGGTACTtccaaagcatagaaacatgaaatgccAAATGTACCCCTGATAGGCTAGGAAGGAATGCAAGCCtgtaagcaacctccccagccctctcaaagatctcaaatggcccaataAACCTCGCGCTCAACTTTaccttcttcccaaaatgcatcaCGCCATTCATAGGAGACACTGTTAgaagaaccttctcgcccaccatgtaggctacatctcgaaccttccagtctgcataactcttctgcctgtgCTGTGCTATACAAAGTCACTCcagaatcaccttaaccttctccattgcatcacggaccaaatcagtgccaacaacctagcctctcgagactcgaaccaaccaattggaaaATGACATTTCCTCCCATATAAGGACTACTAcggcgccatctgaatactcgactagtagttgttgttgtaggaaaactctactataggtaagaactggtcccatgaacctctGAAATCTATAACACAGACATGTAACATGtactccaagatctgaatggtgtgctcggactatccgtccgtcagaggatgaaatgttatgcacAACTcgacccgcgtgcccaactcacgctgtaaggctctccaaaaatgtgatgtgaactgcgtgcctcggTCAAAAATGATGGAATAGGCATGTCGTGCAGGAAGATAATCTTCTGAATGTAAATTTGGGCAAATCGCTCTGAAAAATAGGAAGTTGCCACCGGAATGAAGTTTGCaaacttagtcaaccggtccataataacccaagtTGCGTCATACTTCTTCATAGTccgtggtaagcctaccacaaaatccatagtgatgcgctcccatttccactctagtatCTCCAATCTCTGGGTCAATCCACCCGATTTTTTATGTTCATACTTCACatattgacaattcaaacactgagatATATaagcaacgatgtctttcttcattcttcgccaccaatagtgttgtttcaagtcacggtacatcttcgtgacacctgggtgaatggaatagcgtaaactatgagcctcctaaaggatcaactctctcaacccatcaacatttaGAACACAAATCTGGCCCTAAATCCGCATGCCATAATCATCACCAATCACAACCTCATTAGCACCTCCATGTtacaccaacaagtgaggatcattaACTTGGCGAGCCTTTATACGCTCCAACAACGAAGATTGttccacaacacaagcaagaacctggctaggctccgaaacatccattCTCATAAACTAGTTGGCTAAAGCATGAACATCAATGGGTGGTGGCCTTTCTGCTACAGGTAAacatgccaaactacccatgtttttcgccttcctactcaatgcatcggcaactacattggccttccccggatgatataatatggtaatatcatagtctttcaataactatATATATAACCATCTCCGCTGTCGCAAATTAATGTCTTTCTACTTGAACAGGTGTTGGAGACTCcaatggtcggtatagacctcacaataaATGTCGTACAGAC
The sequence above is drawn from the Nicotiana tabacum cultivar K326 chromosome 13, ASM71507v2, whole genome shotgun sequence genome and encodes:
- the LOC107808748 gene encoding uncharacterized protein LOC107808748 codes for the protein MVGEKVLLTVSPMNGVMHFGKKVKLSARFIGPFEIFERAGEVAYRLAFLPSLSGVHLAFHVSMLWKYHEDNSHVYDFSTVQLDENLAYEEEPVAILAREVRM